The following nucleotide sequence is from Kineobactrum salinum.
CTGGACACTGAGGCCACGCTCCGCCGGCGCCAGGAGGTTCGCGAACAACGGCTGCAGCGAGGCAAGCCCTGGGCCGAGTTCGAGGCTGAGTGGCTGCAACAGCGGCCACCGGCCAAGGTCCTCCAGTACTATGGCGAGTTTCCGGTCCCCCAGACTTTCGCGTCCGAGGGTGGCACACCCTCCCCGCAGCGGCTGGCCAGTTAATCATGGTGCAGTCATTTATCGACAGGACCGTGCACGGTGTGGTGACGCAGCTTGCCGCCGAGCGCGGTGACGATGTGTTCCTGTACTTTGGTGAGCAGCAGTACAGTTATGTCGACATCCACGCCGCCGCAACCCGGGTAGCCGCCGGCCTCTCGCAACTGGGCGTTGCCAGGGGCGACAAGGTCGCCATCATGATGGGCAACCGGCCCGAGTACCTTTTCTGCTGGTTCGGCCTGTCGATGCTGGGTGCGGTGGAAGTGCCCCTCAATACCGCGCACAAGGGGCAGTTGCTGGCTTACATGCTCAATCAGGCGGACTGTGGCACTCTGGTCATTGAGGCGGACTATTTGGTGCAGCTTGAGGCAGTGCTGCCCACGCTCGACAAACTCAGGCACGTCGTGGTGTTGGGCGAGCCTGGCGGCGGCCTGCCGGGTGTCGCCGCGTTTGGCTGGGATGCTGTGGTAGCCAATGATGGCGTATTCCAGGCGCCGAAGGTCCTGCGGTCGGATCCCTGCGCCATCATGTTTACCTCTGGCACCACTGGCCCCTCCAAAGGTGCAGTGCTGCCGCAGAACTATCAGTTGGCGATGGCGGAGATCATCTGCAAAATGGCGCAGTACACCTGTGGGGACCGTCTCTACAATGCGCTGCCGCTGTTCCACGGTAACGCCCAGACCCTCTCTACCATGCCGGCGCTGATCAGTGGTGCGAGCATGGTGCTCAAGCCGCGGTTCTCCGCCAGCGATTTCTGGGTCGATGTCCGCCGATATGGCTGTACCGAGTTCAACTACATCGGCGGGATCCTGGCCATCCTGCTGAAGGCCGATCCGCAGCCAGATGATGCCGACAATCCATTGCGGGTGCTGGTGGGAGCGGGAGCCAACAAACAGGTATTCGA
It contains:
- a CDS encoding AMP-binding protein, producing MVQSFIDRTVHGVVTQLAAERGDDVFLYFGEQQYSYVDIHAAATRVAAGLSQLGVARGDKVAIMMGNRPEYLFCWFGLSMLGAVEVPLNTAHKGQLLAYMLNQADCGTLVIEADYLVQLEAVLPTLDKLRHVVVLGEPGGGLPGVAAFGWDAVVANDGVFQAPKVLRSDPCAIMFTSGTTGPSKGAVLPQNYQLAMAEIICKMAQYTCGDRLYNALPLFHGNAQTLSTMPALISGASMVLKPRFSASDFWVDVRRYGCTEFNYIGGILAILLKADPQPDDADNPLRVLVGAGANKQVFEAFEERFAVRLVEGYGMSEIGAPLNTSLADRRPGSCGTLNPGYQIRLVDDDGDEVAADTPGELLVRPLRPHAMMQEYYGMPEKTVEAWQDLWFHTGDCLQYDADGYYYFIDRKKDALRRRGENISSFEVERGVNSHPAVLESAAVAVRSELGEDEVMICVALRPGSSLTAEALVAHCEQEMAYFMVPRYVRFMQKLPKTPTERVQKYLLREAGVTADTFDREEARHARA